From a single Brassica napus cultivar Da-Ae chromosome C9, Da-Ae, whole genome shotgun sequence genomic region:
- the LOC106423861 gene encoding 40S ribosomal protein S20-1: protein MAYAPPMKQGKTGLEEPQEQIHKIRITLSSKNVKNLEKVCTDLVRGAKDKRLRVKGPVRMPTKVLKITTRKAPCGEGTNTWDRFELRVHKRVIDLFSSPDVVKQITSITIEPGVEVEVTIADS from the exons ATGGCGTACGCACCACCGATGAAGCAAGGAAAGACAGGATTAGAGGAGCCTCAAGAGCAGATTCACAAGATTAGAATCACTCTCTCCTCCAAGAACGTCAAAAACCTTGAGAAGG TGTGCACTGACTTGGTCCGTGGAGCCAAAGACAAGAGATTGAGAGTTAAAGGACCAGTGAGGATGCCAACTAAAGTTCTTAAGATTACCACAAGAAAGGCTCCTTGTGGTGAAG GAACCAACACATGGGACAGATTTGAGCTCCGTGTACACAAGCGTGTGATCGATCTCTTCAGCTCCCCAGATGTGGTGAAGCAGATCACTTCCATCACCATTGAGCCtggtgttgaggttgaggtCACCATTGCTGATTCTTAG
- the LOC125593476 gene encoding uncharacterized protein LOC125593476 yields the protein MSKISNKDYAALILSGDNYLQWALDTKISLRSKGLGDTIIKGNNETNKNRYMAISIIRHHLIEGLKDQYITMENPLELWDALQHKYDHQKTVLLPKARNDWKNLRFLDYKSVDEYNSVLFKTVSMLRLCGEVVTKEELLEKTYSTFHSSNVILQQQYIMKSFATYTDLISCLLLAEANNELLMKNSEARPVGTTPLPEANEVEKKEPNEYNYVQNNKRSHGNGRGGYKGRGSDNYSNSRDNYSTGRKGNHNNRGRGSNYGRGRGSYGRGRGGISKPSYSTKSVCHRCGMGNHLAKNCRTPKHLCELYQESLKNKNHEAHMVHDSGYEADNDFDIAKDDRMDFETSDCLKD from the coding sequence atgtcgaaaatctcaaacaaagactatgcagcccttattctctccggagataactacttgcagtgggcgctagatacaaagatcagtCTAAGGTcaaagggacttggtgatactatcatcaaGGGCAACAATGAGACAAATAAGAATCGGTACAtggctataagtattatacgccatcacctcattgaaggtctaaaagatcagtacatcacgatggaaaatccactagaactttgggatgctttacagcataaatatgatcaccagaaaacggtgttacttccaaaggctagaaacGACTGgaagaatcttagattcttggATTATAAGTCGGTGGATGAGTACAATTCAGTCTTATTTAAGACGGtctcgatgctgagactttgtggtgaagtagtaaccaaAGAAGAGTTACTTGAGAAGACTTACTCTACATTCCATTCATCGAATGTGATACTGCAACAACAGTACATAATGAAAAGCTtcgccacatatactgatctgatctcgtgcctgcttctggccgaggcaaacaatgagctcctgatgaagaacagtgaagcTAGACCTGTTGGAACAACACCATTACCGGAAGCTAATGAAGTTGAAAAGAAAGAACCCAACGAGTACAATTACGTCCAAAACAATAAGAGATCACACGGCAATGGTCGTGGTGGTTACAAGGGGCGTGGCAGTGACAATTACTCGAACAGCCGAGACAACTACTCGAccggccggaaaggaaaccacaataaccgtggtcgtggttccaattatgGTCGTGGCCGAGGTAGTTATGGTCGTGGTCGAGGCggcatatccaaaccgtcttactcgaccaaatccgtttgTCACAGATGTGGAATGGGAAACCATTTGGCCAAAAACTGTAGAACCCCTAAGCACTTATGTGAGCTCTACCAAGAAAGTCTTAAGAACAAGAACCATGAGGCTCACATGGTTCATGATTCCGGATATGAGGCTGATAATGATTTCGACATTGCTAAAGATGATCGaatggattttgagacttctgattgtctcaaagaCTAA